A part of Quatrionicoccus australiensis genomic DNA contains:
- the hypB gene encoding hydrogenase nickel incorporation protein HypB, which translates to MCTVCGCGAGETRIEGDGHEHTHVHADGTVHTHSHDHADEHAHEHAHAEAPLGVHSHTHQHADGSAHSHAHIHDGEHKHEHGGEHSHEHGHTHEHHHHEHAVGGDLDFGAGPARAHVPGLSQSRMVQIEQDILSKNNGYAAANRSWFDEHGVFALNLVSSPGSGKTTLLCKSIELLKDKMTISVVEGDQQTSNDAERIRATGVAALQINTGKGCHLDGHMVGHALQRMQPADDSLFLIENVGNLVCPAAFDLGEHHKVAILSVTEGEDKPLKYPDMFRAADVMLLNKCDLLPYLEFDADLAEANARRVNPDLTIFRVSATSGEGMSAWLSWVEAGLAAQVAGRSESVDALKRRVAELERQLAAK; encoded by the coding sequence ATGTGTACAGTTTGCGGTTGCGGCGCGGGTGAAACGCGCATCGAGGGTGACGGGCACGAACACACGCATGTGCATGCCGACGGCACGGTGCATACGCACAGCCATGACCATGCCGACGAGCATGCGCACGAACACGCCCATGCCGAGGCGCCGCTCGGCGTCCATTCGCATACGCATCAACACGCCGACGGCAGTGCGCACAGCCATGCCCACATCCACGACGGCGAGCACAAGCACGAACATGGGGGCGAGCACAGCCACGAACACGGCCACACGCATGAACATCACCATCACGAACACGCGGTCGGTGGCGATCTCGATTTTGGCGCCGGCCCGGCTCGCGCCCATGTGCCCGGTCTCAGCCAGAGCCGCATGGTGCAGATCGAGCAGGACATTCTCAGCAAGAACAACGGCTACGCCGCCGCCAATCGCAGCTGGTTCGACGAACATGGCGTCTTTGCGCTGAATCTCGTCTCCAGCCCCGGCTCGGGCAAGACGACGCTGCTCTGCAAGAGCATCGAACTGCTCAAGGACAAGATGACGATCAGCGTTGTCGAGGGCGACCAGCAAACCTCCAACGACGCCGAACGCATCCGCGCCACCGGCGTCGCCGCGCTGCAGATCAATACCGGCAAGGGCTGCCATCTCGACGGCCACATGGTCGGCCACGCGCTGCAACGCATGCAGCCGGCCGACGACTCGCTGTTCCTGATCGAGAACGTCGGCAACCTCGTCTGCCCGGCCGCCTTCGATCTCGGCGAGCACCACAAGGTCGCCATCCTGTCGGTGACCGAGGGCGAGGACAAGCCGCTCAAGTACCCGGACATGTTCCGCGCCGCCGACGTCATGCTGCTCAACAAGTGCGACCTGCTGCCCTACCTCGAATTCGACGCCGATCTGGCCGAAGCCAACGCGCGCCGGGTCAATCCGGACCTCACCATCTTCCGCGTCTCGGCAACCAGCGGCGAGGGCATGAGTGCCTGGCTGTCCTGGGTCGAAGCCGGGCTGGCCGCGCAGGTGGCCGGGCGTTCCGAAAGCGTCGATGCGCTGAAGCGGCGGGTGGCAGAACTTGAGCGCCAGCTGGCGGCCAAGTAG
- the hypA gene encoding hydrogenase maturation nickel metallochaperone HypA: MHEMSLAEGVLQLVEETARRENARRVKLVVLEIGTLSSVEPDAIRFCFEAVTHGSIAQGAALEIVASQGAGWCMPCAATVPMTEIYGACPQCGSYQVQPTSGTEMRVKEIGIE, encoded by the coding sequence ATGCATGAAATGTCGCTCGCCGAAGGCGTGCTGCAACTGGTTGAAGAAACTGCCCGGCGCGAAAACGCCCGGCGTGTCAAACTGGTCGTTCTGGAAATCGGCACGCTGTCGTCGGTCGAGCCGGATGCCATCCGCTTCTGTTTCGAGGCGGTGACGCACGGCAGTATCGCGCAGGGTGCGGCGCTGGAGATCGTGGCCTCGCAAGGCGCCGGCTGGTGCATGCCGTGCGCGGCGACGGTGCCGATGACGGAAATCTACGGGGCCTGCCCGCAATGCGGCAGTTACCAGGTGCAGCCGACCAGCGGCACGGAAATGCGGGTCAAGGAAATCGGGATCGAATAA
- the hybE gene encoding [NiFe]-hydrogenase assembly chaperone HybE, with amino-acid sequence MKIWLDDPSTDLVAVFAEIARTRMADVPLCNPALQVEALGFRRRTDGHWAGAMITPWAINLLCLPGSEDWPALAACSKYDWQFPSGNYEFTVADEASLGIYHLCSLFSPAFDFASHDVARLTALAAAEALFAEPLTVPAEAPARPAGRRAFLGLRP; translated from the coding sequence ATGAAAATCTGGCTGGACGACCCGTCGACCGATCTGGTTGCGGTTTTTGCCGAAATCGCGCGCACCCGCATGGCCGACGTGCCGCTGTGCAATCCGGCGCTGCAGGTCGAGGCGCTCGGTTTCCGGCGCCGCACCGATGGCCACTGGGCCGGCGCGATGATCACGCCGTGGGCGATCAACCTGCTCTGCCTGCCCGGCAGCGAGGACTGGCCGGCGCTCGCGGCCTGCAGCAAATACGACTGGCAGTTTCCGTCCGGCAATTACGAATTTACCGTGGCCGACGAAGCCAGCCTGGGCATCTATCACCTCTGTTCGCTGTTCTCCCCGGCTTTCGATTTCGCCAGCCATGATGTGGCGCGCCTGACCGCGCTGGCCGCCGCCGAGGCCCTGTTTGCCGAGCCGCTGACGGTGCCCGCCGAGGCACCGGCCCGACCGGCCGGCCGGCGTGCCTTCCTTGGGCTGCGACCATGA
- a CDS encoding rubredoxin, with the protein MRFEGSFLAVQPQDRLECGICWWVYDPETGDETRRIPPGTPFAELPEDWCCPGCDAPKHKFMVTE; encoded by the coding sequence ATGCGTTTCGAAGGAAGCTTTCTCGCCGTCCAGCCGCAAGACCGGCTCGAGTGCGGCATTTGCTGGTGGGTCTATGATCCGGAGACGGGTGACGAGACCCGCCGGATTCCGCCCGGCACGCCGTTTGCCGAGCTGCCCGAGGACTGGTGCTGTCCGGGCTGCGATGCGCCCAAACACAAGTTCATGGTCACCGAATGA
- a CDS encoding hydrogenase expression/formation protein, protein MNPSQMRPFPISVVAMGPGSQGDEAPEYLPMPQGMETFSAPRLPENAAPETVDRAARLLGDLLDAAAKVGFTGGATLDLLGLDAGLRDVINQSLGFGEVSAFTTAPQHWRVQETAFAGLWRVLKVENDGIFSVDRLETGAIPAALVDAMQQTAQAELPAPAYPAGCMNAQALVEELRLQAAAWQPGAAAHVINLTLLPVSDADLDTLYGWLGHREVSILSRGYGNCRITSTRLKNVWWVQYFNSMDTLILNSIEVVGMPEVALAADEDFADSLERLREYLDMMLEPV, encoded by the coding sequence ATGAATCCCTCGCAAATGCGTCCCTTCCCGATTTCTGTCGTCGCCATGGGCCCCGGCTCGCAGGGCGACGAAGCGCCGGAATACCTGCCCATGCCGCAGGGCATGGAAACCTTCTCGGCACCGCGTCTGCCGGAAAATGCCGCGCCCGAGACGGTCGACCGCGCCGCCCGCCTGCTCGGCGATCTGCTCGATGCGGCGGCAAAAGTCGGCTTCACCGGCGGCGCCACGCTCGACCTGCTCGGCCTCGATGCCGGCCTGCGCGACGTCATCAACCAGTCGCTCGGTTTCGGCGAAGTCAGCGCCTTCACCACGGCGCCGCAACACTGGCGCGTCCAGGAAACCGCTTTCGCCGGCCTGTGGCGGGTACTGAAAGTTGAAAATGACGGTATTTTCAGCGTCGACCGCCTGGAAACCGGCGCCATCCCGGCCGCCCTGGTCGATGCCATGCAGCAGACGGCACAGGCCGAACTGCCGGCCCCCGCTTACCCGGCCGGCTGCATGAACGCCCAGGCCCTGGTCGAGGAACTCCGCCTGCAGGCGGCGGCCTGGCAGCCGGGTGCTGCGGCGCACGTCATCAACCTGACCCTGCTGCCGGTCAGCGATGCCGATCTAGACACGCTGTACGGCTGGCTCGGCCACCGCGAGGTGTCCATCCTGTCGCGCGGCTACGGCAATTGCCGGATCACCAGCACGCGCCTGAAAAACGTCTGGTGGGTGCAGTACTTCAACTCGATGGACACGCTGATCCTCAACTCGATCGAGGTGGTCGGCATGCCGGAAGTGGCGCTCGCCGCCGACGAGGATTTCGCCGACTCGCTCGAACGCCTGCGCGAATATCTCGACATGATGCTCGAGCCGGTCTAG
- a CDS encoding thioredoxin domain-containing protein gives MSLQLAAGQTSLERLESALGRMVQKHGFQRVDRPDPEFATGLTALLLTDDPQRNLEVLDACVILPESLKGLGDQVSRQVAGADFAPALMQQYGIARAPAVVFLRDGQYVGSLNGIRDWAEYQNEVAGLLNGPARPKPIGIAVRSENAQGACA, from the coding sequence ATGAGCCTCCAACTCGCCGCCGGCCAGACCTCCCTCGAACGTCTCGAAAGCGCGCTCGGTCGCATGGTGCAAAAACACGGTTTTCAGCGCGTCGACCGTCCGGACCCCGAATTTGCCACCGGTCTGACCGCCCTGCTCCTCACCGACGATCCGCAACGCAATCTGGAAGTGCTCGACGCCTGCGTCATCCTGCCCGAGTCGCTGAAAGGGTTGGGCGATCAGGTTTCGCGTCAGGTGGCCGGTGCCGACTTCGCGCCGGCCCTGATGCAGCAGTACGGCATCGCGCGTGCGCCGGCCGTCGTTTTCCTGCGTGACGGTCAGTATGTCGGCTCGCTGAACGGCATCCGCGACTGGGCCGAGTACCAGAACGAAGTGGCCGGCTTGCTGAATGGCCCGGCCCGACCCAAGCCGATCGGCATCGCCGTCCGCAGCGAAAACGCTCAAGGAGCCTGCGCATGA
- a CDS encoding HypC/HybG/HupF family hydrogenase formation chaperone — translation MCLGIPVQVIESGEHFARCAGRSGELRIDLSLVGAQPPGTWLLCFLDAAREIIPAERAAAINAALDALVAVDAGETDLSAFFADLDREPQLPEHLRTQQS, via the coding sequence ATGTGCCTCGGCATTCCTGTCCAGGTCATCGAATCGGGCGAACATTTCGCCCGTTGTGCCGGGCGTTCCGGCGAGCTGCGCATTGACTTGAGCCTGGTCGGGGCGCAGCCGCCGGGCACCTGGCTGCTCTGTTTTCTCGATGCGGCGCGGGAAATCATCCCGGCCGAACGCGCCGCCGCGATCAACGCCGCGCTCGACGCGCTGGTTGCGGTCGACGCCGGTGAAACCGATCTTTCCGCCTTCTTCGCCGATCTCGATCGCGAACCCCAACTCCCCGAACATCTGAGGACACAACAATCATGA
- a CDS encoding HyaD/HybD family hydrogenase maturation endopeptidase produces the protein MNSKRILVLGIGNLLWADEGFGVRCVEALNAGWEFPPQVELMDGGTQGLYLLPYVQEADCLLVFDAVDYGDAPGTLREVVGDQVPRFMGAKKMSLHQTGFQEVLMAAELTEKLPAELVLIGVQPEELEDYGGSLRDIVKAQMPAALAVAFKWLERWGAPARVRQGAVDGLTDPALAIDIYEGERPSASQAYRLGDARFLNMEEA, from the coding sequence ATGAATTCCAAACGCATTCTTGTGCTCGGTATCGGTAACCTGCTGTGGGCCGACGAGGGGTTTGGCGTGCGCTGTGTCGAGGCGCTCAACGCCGGCTGGGAATTCCCGCCGCAGGTCGAGCTGATGGACGGCGGCACGCAGGGGCTTTACCTGTTGCCTTACGTGCAGGAGGCGGACTGCCTGCTGGTTTTCGACGCGGTCGATTACGGCGATGCGCCGGGTACGCTGCGCGAAGTGGTGGGTGACCAGGTGCCGCGTTTCATGGGCGCCAAGAAAATGAGCCTGCACCAGACCGGTTTCCAGGAAGTGCTGATGGCGGCCGAACTGACCGAAAAATTGCCGGCCGAGCTGGTTCTGATCGGCGTCCAGCCGGAAGAACTGGAAGACTACGGCGGCAGCCTGCGCGACATCGTCAAGGCGCAGATGCCGGCGGCGCTTGCGGTTGCCTTCAAGTGGCTGGAACGCTGGGGGGCGCCGGCCCGTGTGCGCCAGGGCGCAGTCGACGGCCTGACCGATCCGGCCCTGGCCATCGACATCTACGAAGGCGAACGGCCGTCGGCCAGCCAGGCCTACCGGCTGGGCGACGCGCGTTTCCTGAACATGGAAGAAGCCTGA
- the cybH gene encoding Ni/Fe-hydrogenase, b-type cytochrome subunit translates to MLSQQDMLEAERHGKQVRSIYVYEAPVRLWHWINALAMVVLAVTGYFIGTPLPTQPGEAATTFLMGYIRFAHFAAAYIFTVGLLGRIYWAFVGNRHARQIFMLPLTNKHWWSEVFFEVRWYLFLEKYPKKYVGHNPMAQLMMFFFFTVLAVGMVITGFAIYSEGAGLGSWQDSLFGWVIPALGGSMQVHNLHRLGMWIMMSFAVVHIYAAIREDIMSRQSLISTMISGWRMFKD, encoded by the coding sequence ATGCTTTCTCAACAGGACATGCTGGAGGCCGAACGGCACGGTAAACAGGTCCGTTCGATCTACGTCTATGAAGCCCCGGTGCGTCTGTGGCACTGGATCAATGCGCTCGCCATGGTGGTGCTGGCGGTGACCGGCTATTTCATCGGGACGCCGCTGCCGACCCAGCCCGGCGAGGCGGCAACGACCTTCCTGATGGGCTATATCCGGTTTGCCCATTTTGCCGCTGCCTACATCTTCACCGTCGGTCTGCTCGGCCGCATCTACTGGGCTTTTGTCGGCAATCGTCACGCCCGGCAGATCTTCATGCTGCCGCTGACCAACAAGCACTGGTGGAGCGAAGTGTTTTTCGAGGTGCGCTGGTATCTGTTCCTTGAAAAGTATCCGAAGAAATACGTCGGCCACAATCCGATGGCGCAGTTGATGATGTTCTTCTTCTTTACCGTACTGGCCGTCGGCATGGTGATCACCGGTTTTGCGATCTACAGCGAAGGTGCTGGTCTGGGCAGCTGGCAGGACAGCCTGTTCGGCTGGGTCATCCCGGCGCTTGGTGGTTCGATGCAGGTGCATAACCTGCACCGGCTGGGCATGTGGATCATGATGAGCTTTGCCGTCGTGCACATCTACGCCGCCATCCGCGAAGACATCATGAGCCGGCAGTCGCTGATCTCGACGATGATCTCCGGCTGGCGGATGTTCAAGGATTGA
- a CDS encoding nickel-dependent hydrogenase large subunit has protein sequence MAYETQGFNVDNSGKRVVVDPVCRIEGHMRVEVNLDSNNVIRNAVSTGTMWRGLEVILKGRDPRDAWAFTERICGVCTGTHALTSVRAVEDALKIQIPENANTIRNIMQLNLYVHDHLVHFYHLHALDWVDVVSALKADPKATSTLAQSISSWPLSSPGYFRDIQNRLKKFVESGQLGPFMNGYWGNPAYKLPPEANLMAVAHYLEALDFQKEIVKVHTIFGGKNPHPNWLVGGVPCAINLEGTGAVGAINMERLNLVKSIIDRCAEFVEQVYIPDLLAIGSFYKAWNYGGGLSSQNMLSYGDLPQKANDYTSGNLLLPRGAIINGKLDEIHPVDLKDPEQIQEFVAHSWYKYPDETKGLHPFDGITEPNFELGPKTKGSKTAIKELDEGGKYSWIKAPRWRGHAMEVGPLPRMVLGYLQPKQYPEIHALVEGALKKLDVPVTALFSTLGRTAARGLETAYCVKLQQDQFAKLIANLKAGDLNTANIEKWEPSTWPKEAMGAGFTEAPRGALGHWIRIKDTKIDNYQCVVPTTWNGGPRDHKGQIGAFEAALMNTPVAKADEPLEILRTLHSFDPCLACSTHVMSPDGQEMTTVKVR, from the coding sequence ATGGCCTACGAAACTCAGGGGTTCAATGTCGACAACTCCGGCAAGCGCGTCGTCGTCGATCCGGTCTGCCGCATCGAAGGGCACATGCGCGTCGAGGTCAATCTCGACAGCAACAATGTCATCCGCAATGCCGTGTCTACCGGCACCATGTGGCGCGGTCTCGAAGTCATCCTCAAGGGCCGCGATCCGCGCGACGCCTGGGCCTTCACCGAGCGCATCTGCGGCGTCTGTACCGGCACGCATGCGCTGACTTCGGTGCGCGCCGTCGAGGATGCGCTGAAGATCCAGATCCCGGAAAACGCCAACACCATCCGCAACATCATGCAGCTCAACCTGTACGTGCATGATCACCTGGTGCATTTCTACCACCTGCACGCGCTCGACTGGGTCGATGTCGTGTCGGCGCTGAAGGCCGATCCGAAAGCCACCTCGACGCTGGCCCAGAGTATCTCGTCCTGGCCGCTGTCGTCGCCGGGCTACTTCCGCGACATCCAGAACCGCCTGAAGAAGTTCGTCGAATCCGGCCAGCTCGGTCCGTTCATGAACGGCTACTGGGGCAACCCGGCCTACAAGCTGCCGCCGGAAGCCAACCTGATGGCGGTCGCGCACTATCTCGAAGCCCTCGATTTCCAGAAGGAAATCGTCAAGGTGCACACCATCTTCGGCGGCAAGAACCCGCACCCGAACTGGCTGGTCGGCGGCGTGCCCTGCGCCATCAACCTGGAAGGCACGGGAGCGGTCGGTGCCATCAACATGGAACGCCTCAACCTGGTCAAGAGCATCATTGACCGCTGCGCCGAGTTCGTCGAACAGGTCTATATTCCCGACCTGCTCGCCATCGGTTCCTTCTACAAGGCGTGGAATTACGGTGGCGGCCTGTCGTCGCAGAACATGCTGTCCTACGGCGACCTGCCGCAGAAGGCCAATGACTACACTTCGGGCAACCTGTTGCTGCCGCGCGGTGCGATCATCAACGGCAAGCTCGATGAAATCCACCCGGTCGACCTCAAGGATCCGGAACAAATCCAGGAGTTTGTCGCCCACTCCTGGTACAAGTACCCGGACGAAACCAAGGGGCTGCACCCGTTCGACGGCATCACCGAACCGAATTTCGAACTCGGTCCGAAGACCAAGGGTTCGAAGACCGCGATCAAGGAACTCGACGAAGGCGGCAAGTACTCGTGGATCAAGGCGCCGCGCTGGCGCGGTCACGCCATGGAGGTCGGTCCTTTGCCGCGCATGGTGCTCGGTTACCTGCAGCCCAAGCAATACCCGGAAATCCACGCTCTGGTCGAAGGCGCACTCAAGAAGCTCGACGTGCCGGTCACCGCCCTGTTCTCGACCCTGGGCCGCACCGCGGCACGCGGTCTGGAAACGGCGTACTGCGTCAAACTGCAGCAGGATCAGTTCGCCAAGCTGATCGCCAACCTCAAGGCCGGCGACCTGAATACCGCCAATATCGAAAAGTGGGAACCGAGCACCTGGCCGAAGGAAGCCATGGGCGCCGGCTTCACGGAAGCGCCGCGCGGTGCGCTCGGTCACTGGATCCGCATCAAGGACACCAAGATCGACAATTACCAGTGCGTCGTGCCGACCACCTGGAACGGCGGTCCGCGTGACCACAAGGGCCAGATCGGTGCCTTCGAGGCGGCGCTGATGAACACGCCGGTCGCCAAGGCCGACGAGCCGCTCGAGATCCTGCGCACGCTGCACTCCTTCGACCCCTGCCTGGCCTGCTCGACGCACGTGATGAGCCCGGACGGACAGGAAATGACGACGGTAAAAGTCCGCTAA
- a CDS encoding hydrogenase small subunit, with protein MTETFYEVLRRQGITRRSFLKFCSLTATSLGLGSAAAPRIAHALENKPRTPVLWLHGLECTCCSESFIRSAHPLTKDVVLSMLSLDYDDTLMAAAGHQAEAILDEVKKKYKGNYIVAVEGNPPLNEDGMFCIQGGRPFVEKLRETCADAKAIISWGACASYGCVQAAKPNPTRATPVHKVITDKPIINVPGCPPIAEVMTGVVTYMLTFDRIPELDRQGRPKMFYGQRIHDKCYRRGHFDAGQFAEAWDDEGSRKGYCLYKMGCKGPTTYNACSSMRWNGGVSWPVQSGHGCIGCSEEGFWDKGSFYDRVTDIKAFGVEGNADAIGKAAAGTVGAAIAAHAAVTALARARQKAGETEEQKGEK; from the coding sequence GTGACCGAGACATTCTATGAAGTATTGCGCCGCCAGGGGATCACCCGGCGCAGCTTTCTGAAATTCTGCAGCCTGACTGCCACTTCGCTGGGCTTGGGCAGCGCTGCCGCACCGCGCATCGCCCATGCGCTGGAAAACAAGCCGCGTACGCCGGTGCTCTGGCTGCATGGCCTGGAATGCACCTGCTGTTCCGAATCCTTCATCCGCTCGGCGCACCCGCTGACCAAGGATGTCGTGCTCTCGATGCTGTCGCTCGACTACGACGACACGCTGATGGCCGCCGCCGGTCACCAGGCCGAAGCGATCCTCGACGAGGTCAAGAAGAAGTACAAGGGCAATTACATCGTTGCCGTCGAAGGCAATCCGCCGCTCAACGAAGACGGCATGTTCTGCATCCAGGGCGGTCGCCCGTTCGTGGAAAAGCTGCGCGAAACTTGCGCCGACGCCAAGGCCATCATTTCCTGGGGCGCCTGCGCCTCCTACGGTTGCGTGCAGGCCGCCAAGCCGAACCCGACGCGCGCCACGCCGGTGCACAAGGTGATCACCGACAAGCCGATCATCAACGTGCCGGGCTGCCCGCCGATCGCCGAAGTCATGACCGGCGTCGTCACCTACATGCTGACCTTCGACCGCATTCCCGAGCTCGATCGTCAGGGCCGGCCGAAGATGTTCTACGGTCAACGCATCCACGACAAGTGCTATCGCCGCGGCCATTTCGACGCCGGCCAGTTTGCCGAAGCCTGGGATGACGAGGGTTCGCGCAAGGGCTACTGCCTCTACAAGATGGGCTGCAAGGGCCCGACCACCTACAACGCCTGTTCGTCGATGCGCTGGAACGGCGGCGTCAGCTGGCCAGTGCAGTCCGGCCACGGCTGTATCGGCTGTTCCGAAGAGGGCTTCTGGGACAAGGGTTCGTTCTACGACCGCGTCACCGACATCAAGGCCTTCGGCGTCGAAGGCAATGCCGATGCGATCGGCAAGGCTGCCGCCGGTACGGTTGGCGCCGCGATTGCCGCGCATGCCGCAGTGACCGCCTTGGCCCGCGCCCGCCAGAAGGCTGGCGAGACTGAAGAACAAAAGGGAGAAAAATAA